The proteins below are encoded in one region of Apium graveolens cultivar Ventura chromosome 4, ASM990537v1, whole genome shotgun sequence:
- the LOC141719122 gene encoding uncharacterized protein LOC141719122: MVKHKSSGRMGFRNFRDFNVSMLGKQGWRIITNPNTLVSRLYKARYFVDTDFLNASRGHNPSFIWRSILEARDLLKEGIRWRVGSGETILIRDQPWLLLEDNPYITINHQALENKTVASLLRTDMKKWDVDIVKDIFNDRDQRCILIIPLVADNNADTMYWRHEITGIYSVKSAYKHLQMQKGVWSVEDKDSLWSLLWQIKAPPKALNLVWRALANCLPTLVNYNINSDNIIYETAMDFAEWLNHVLKVSSKDHSAEKVTLYWAIWRARNEFPNIEGDGASTWIKPHTNTVKVSVDAAIFQERQETGVGLIARDSTGSLLQTKAVIHTGQFAPILPEAMAIKEALSWIDEMHLGSTIIESDCLVASQAIRYLSRRQNSIMSNYRLPSPMAANLINNFDEAYDDPHVEEQLLDEDLSRRQNFNMSNSRLLSPVASNLINNFDEAYDGTNVEEQIFDEEAEYVDFPGIDLWES; the protein is encoded by the exons ATGGTGAAGCATAAATCATCAGGGCGAATGGGGTTTAGAAACTTCAGGGACTTCAACGTCTCTATGTTAGGTAAACAGGGGTGGAGAATCATAACAAATCCAAACACTTTAGTTTCCAGACTGTACAAAGCACGGTATTTTGTGGACACGGATTTCCTTAATGCGAGTAGAGGGCATAACCCCAGCTTCATTTGGAGGAGCATCCTCGAAGCAAGGGATTTACTGAAAGAGGGGATTCGTTGGCGAGTGGGTTCAGGTGAAACAATTCTAATCCGTGACCAACCTTGGTTGCTGTTGGAGGATAACCCTTACATAACTATAAACCATCAGGCCTTGGAGAACAAAACAGTGGCATCACTGTTGCGCACAGATATGAAGAAATGGGACGTAGATATAGTGAAAGACATTTTCAATGACAGAGACCAGAGATGCATTCTCATTATCCCACTAGTTGCAGATAATAATGCAGATACCATGTACTGGAGACACGAAATCACTGGGATATACTCTGTAAAAAGTGCCTACAAACATTTGCAGATGCAGAAAGGAGTGTGGAGTGTAGAGGACAAGGACAGCCTATGGAGTTTACTGTGGCAAATCAAAGCACCTCCAAAAGCATTGAACTTAGTTTGGAGAGCACTTGCTAACTGCCTACCAACCTTGGTCAACTACAACATAAACAG TGATAATATAATCTATGAAACAGCTATGGATTTTGCGGAATGGTTGAATCATGTGCTTAAAGTCAGTTCTAAAGATCATAGCGCGGAGAAAGTCACTTTGTACTGGGCTATTTGGCGTGCTCGAAATGAATTT CCAAATATTGAGGGAGATGGAGCTTCTACTTGGATCAAACCTCACACAAATACAGTTAAGGTCTCGGTTGATGCAGCTATCTTTCAGGAACGACAAGAGACGGGAGTTGGACTAATAGCCAGGGACTCAACGGGAAGTTTACTTCAAACCAAAGCTGTGATTCATACAGGTCAGTTTGCACCTATACTTCCAGAAGCAATGGCGATAAAGGAAGCCTTAAGTTGGATAGATGAAATGCATTTGGGAAGCACCATAATTGAGTCGGATTGCTTAGTAGCTAGTCAAGCGATCAGAT ATTTGTCACGTAGGCAGAACTCCATTATGAGCAACTATCGATTACCTTCTCCCATGGCTGCCAATCTCATTAATAATTTTGATGAAGCATATGATGACCCACATGTGGAAGAACAACTTCTTGACGAAG ATTTGTCACGTAGGCAGAACTTCAATATGAGCAATAGTCGATTACTTTCTCCTGTGGCTTCCAATCTCATTAATAATTTTGATGAAGCATATGATGGAACGAATGTGGAAGAACAAATTTTTGACGAAG AAGCTGAATACGTAGATTTTCCTGGGATTGATCTTTGGGAAAGTTAA